In Silene latifolia isolate original U9 population chromosome X, ASM4854445v1, whole genome shotgun sequence, the following proteins share a genomic window:
- the LOC141617279 gene encoding uncharacterized protein LOC141617279, with protein sequence MPLLEIVGITPVNKNFSVFYGFLENERGTAYDWAFKCIREVLDTDEEIVFVTDKEKALMNAIQKYFPNARHLLCRRHIEKDVEAWVKRVTKNGSRGEAFAKGRWKNLVNSATEAEYLENERICFEKYRLVPGLKKYLKETWLDLYKERFVSAWINNILHFGNVTTNRVEGAHASLKRLLKTSNGGFDTVFETIHNSVKLQIGEIVRELGRSRIIRLHIGVALNVYQRLNLNVSHHAINAIDLALQKAECNNCVKKVTHGLPCACEVIKLLDTDGCIELDSIHQFWKTLDVKTVVGEGVAEKEVEEENRLRKLVDEVIKGGAQSMKKISEYIENMLHPPNIVDPEVKKTRGRPKKTSVSRTPSQWEYVEKEFPTESYERGRSTNTVGKDKEVPKKGRKRGRSNGSVAKEKEIPTKSSTPFQWQEDLCDVMVSWITDWVNVIGDGNCGYRCIALDIYGDENEWLKVRRDLLDELESNKEFYTDIFAGVDNFVALCDRVSFSGGQCLRPYWFDTELLLVAANRYNAIFVSLSRRQSMTCLPTKATNVDEHGPRRIFSMVYLRAAEHFVWVRLGSRSPLPKVYSLGNVRYLNQIQDRLTLYQKQVPTKSNNGTTTIELDDLVGSLMLIYMPTEFIQTWSYAPVTSYLPAPTCSRQLSTVAYLTFLDCRLDSTNFTPHAQV encoded by the exons ATGCCGCTATTGGAAATTGTTGGTATTACACCAGTAAATAAAAATTTCTCTGTATTTTATGGGTTCCTGGAAAATGAAAGGGGGACGGCATATGATTGGGCGTTTAAGTGTATCAGGGAAGTATTAGATACAGATGAGGAGATAGTTTTTGTGACTGATAAAGAAAAAGCGTTAATGAATGCCATTCAGAAATATTTTCCAAATGCTAGACACTTGCTATGTAGACGTCACATAGAAAAAGACGTGGAGGCTTGGGTAAAGAGAGTAACAAAAAATGGTTCAAGGGGTGAAGCATTCGCAAAAGGGAGATGGAAAAATTTGGTAAATTCTGCAACTGAGGCTGAATATTTGGAAAATGAGAGGATATGTTTCGAAAAATACCGGTTAGTCCCGGGATTGAAAAAATATTTGAAAGAGACATGGCTTGATTTATATAAAGAGAGATTCGTGTCCGCTTGGATTAACAACATCCTACATTTTGGGAATGTTACCACAAACAG AGTTGAGGGTGCGCATGCGTCGCTTAAGCGATTGCTAAAAACGTCCAATGGTGGTTTCGACACagtttttgaaacaattcataATTCTGTAAAACTTCAGATTGGAGAAATAGTTAGAGAATTAGGCCGCTCAAGAATTATTCGTCTTCATATTGGCGTGGCTTTGAATGTTTATCAAAGATTGAATTTAAATGTTAGCCACCACGCGATTAATGCTATAGACCTTGCACTACAAAAGGCAGAATGTAATAATTGTGTTAAGAAGGTGACACATGGTCTACCTTGCGCATGCGAGGTTATTAAGCTACTCGACACAG ATGGCTGTATTGAACTAGACTCTATTCACCAATTTTGGAAAACTTTAGATGTCAAGACAGTTGTTGGAGAAGGAGTTGCTGAAAAGGAGGTTGAGGAGGAAAATAGGTTACGCAAACTAGTTGATGAAGTGATAAAGGGTGGTGCACAATCGATGAAAAAAATTTCTGAATACATTGAGAATATGTTGCATCCTCCTAACATTGTTGACCCTGAAGTTAAAAAGACAAGAGGGCGCCCCAAAAAAACCTCGGTTTCAAGAACACCATCACAATGGGAATACGTTGAAAAAGAGTTTCCCACTGAGAGCTATGAAAGAGGGAGATCAACGAACACAGTCGGAAAGGACAAAGAGGTTCCTAAAAAGGGTCGTAAAAGAGGGAGAAGTAATGGTTCGGTCGCAAAGGAGAAAGAGATTCCTACAAAGAGTAGTACACCATTTCAGTGGCAGGAAGATTTATGTGATGTCATGGTAAGTTGGATAACGGACTGGGTGAATGTCATAGGTGATGGAAATTGCGGGTACCGCTGTATTGCTTTAGATATTTATGGCGATGAAAATGAATGGCTAAAGGTAAGACGTGATTTATTGGATGAGCTAGAGAGTAACAAGGAGTTCTATACTGATATTTTTGCGGGTGTGGATAATTTTGTTGCCCTTTGCGATAGGGTTTCTTTTTCGGGGGGACAATGTTTGCGACCATATTGGTTTGACACTGAGTTATTGCTTGTTGCTGCCAATCGTTATAATGCAATTTTTGTGAGTTTGTCACGCCGTCAGAGTATGACTTGTTTACCAACGAAAGCAACAAATGTAGATGAACATGGTCCAAGAAGAATTTTCTCAATGGTCTACCTTCGAGCCGCGGAACATTTTGTATGG GTACGACTTGGAAGTAGGAGTCCATTACCAAAGGTTTACTCGCTTGGTAATGTTCGATATCTGAATCAGATTCAAGATAGATTAACGCTTTATCAAAAACAAGTTCCAACCAAATCGAACAATGGGACAACAACCATTGAATTAGATGACTT GGTTGGTAGTCTAATGCTCATATACATGCCAACTGAATTCATACAGACATGGTCCTATGCTCCTGTCACCTCTTATCTCCCTGCACCTACTTGCAGTCGGCAGTTATCGACAGTAGCTTATTTGACTTTTCTTGACTGCAGACTCGACAGTACAAATTTTACGCCACATGCCCAAGTCTGA